A window of Clupea harengus chromosome 24, Ch_v2.0.2, whole genome shotgun sequence genomic DNA:
tattttttcattgaaAAACTTCAGATGTGGATTATTAGTGCTTATCATCTACAGTTCTAGCTGGCCATAATCACTATTATTGAGCTTCAGTCAAGCATACTGATACTGAAAAGCTAACTACACTATGATACCAATCTGGACTGAACAAAAGTAAGTACAAAATAGTGGTCCATTTAACCGTTGACTTGGAATGAAATTAAACCGTTGTCCTCATTTGTATGCATTCTGCTGATTGCTGTAGATCACAGACTCCTCCTCAGACCAGGGGGGCAACCAATAGCACAGTTtacacattttcatttgaatcTGTCATCTGTAGATAATCTGCAGTTGTTTCATAAAGTGCAGCACTGTGTACAATATCACATAAAGGATATCACTGACTGGACAGTTTTGGAGATTGATTTGtcaaattatgcaagaaatgTTTAAACAATTGAGAATACAAGGCATATTCACCTAAAAAAAAGTGTAGCTACCTCACTTTATGTTTTCCATGCCAAGTTCCCAATCACTGGATATATGTTATGTGTATATAGGCCATCAACTCAGAATAAACTATAGATCATATTTACGGCATATGTACATACTGCATACAAAAAGTGTACTAACAATTAGCATGTCATGTTCTCCATATTAAGTTCCCATCACTGGAACTGTGTGGTGGGAATACAGGACATCGGCTCAGTATGTACCTCATGCAGCACATTCCCACCACGCAGTACATACTAATTTCCCAAAAAGTGCACCAACAGTGAGAACGTACTTACCGGGCATCAGTAGTAGTGAGAACGGAAAAGTTCACTGTGGCGTACTCCACATCATCTTCGCTCGCACAGCCTTGCGGCGTCCCatcctgtgttgtgctgtgggtGAACCGAACAGTGGCGTACTGGACGTCATCGCCATCTCCTGCGTCTGCGCCAGAGGCATTGCCAGGGGCTGTGGGCATTGCTGAAATGTTGCAGTAAATGGGACCGGAGTCTTCCTAGTGTGGCAAGAGCATAGGTGTACAGGTGGGAAATATACATCACATCTAGGCActtagcagatgctttcatccaaagtgactcACAGCGCTGATATACTTTTTTCATCGGCATGTGTTCCCCGGGTATCAAACCCATGGTCTTGTGTTGTGATGTTCTTTACCAGTTCCTCTACCACATCAGCCACAGGAACACAAATTATAATGTACTGTGAtgcaaatatacatatacacataggtaaacatatgtgtgtatgatgtgatggtgccatatactgtatatagatagatagatagatagatagatatatagatagatatacatatatacaccatCACTTGAAAACCAGAGTTGAACAGATGTTTGGGGGAGGTGAAAGAGATGTGACCGGTTGCAGTGGAAATATTCATAGAGGCAAGTCCATCTGAGCAATTGCTCCTATCAGGTCACACAGCTCCCTCTGTCACATACCCTACCTTTCCACTGTGTGTCATACTGTCATCTTCTGCTGCTATAGTTTCCGTGTTTcttaaaaacaagaacaaaaaacatacGGAACAACTTGACACAATGACCGTagagaacacaaaacacaacagtgcTGGGATAAGAAAATCTGACTAGTCATTTGtcaacatatatttatttagcagCCTCTTTTAGCcaaagtaaagtgtgtgtgtgtgtgtgtgtacatatatgtgcatttgtgtgtgggtttgtgtcaatgtgtgtgtgtttttttaatgcgtaatctgattggccactcacctccaacacacactgagacacactgcCACTGTGCCAGCCATGAGGATGAGTATAGGTGCTAACAGCGGTCCTATGGACCCCCACAGTGGGGGctctagacaaaaaaaaattaaaaacattgaATTGTACATGACAAAATACAGCACTCTGTCCTGTGATGCACAATACAGGAACTCCATCATTCTAGTATGTCTTGGGTATGTCAGgcaaaataaaaactatttgTATACTTATAGAGAAGATTTTGCTCATTAATAACACAAAAAAACTTCATGAACTTggattgatttaaaaaaagaaaactctcTACAGAACTTAATTGATATAAACGTTAATGCCAACAGAACTAAATTGATATAAACATTAATGCCAACAGAACTACATTGATATAAACGTTAATGCCAACAGAACTTAATTGATATAAACATTAATGCCAACAGAACTAAATTGATATAAACGTTAATGCCAACAGAACTAAATTGATATAAACATTAATGCCAACAGAACTAAATTGATATAAACGTTAATGCCAACAGAACTAAATTGATATAAACATTAATGCCAGACTGAACGCACAACTGAATGTAGGAGTATTCACTGTGCACGTGTACAGGAAGAGTTGTAGATGCAGTGGCTCCTACTTTGTTCTCTGCCTTACAATAATACCGGCCTCTGTGTACAGGCCTGGCGTGAGAGATGCCGTACTTCTGTCCTGATCCAATCAGGCTGGATTCAGTCCTGCTATACTTCTTGTACCACGTGTAGTTGTGCACAGGTGGGTTGGCATCGCTgttgcaggtcagagtcactgaaGCGCCTTCCATTATAGCCCCCGAGGGACTGAGCAATGCTGTAATGTTCCTTGGAGCATCTAACGTTTGAAATAAACATCGTCAAACAGGTTCAAATGAAACCTAAGACACTGAAGATCAGACATTGAATGAGTGCAAAGAGGATCTCATATGTGCTCACATTTGACGTCCACCAGCAGGGATAAAGACTGGCCACTTCCAACATCATTCTTTGCCAGACAATGTCCACTGCACTTAGAGTGGATTCTGGCGAAGCTGTAATTCTGTCCCGAACCTATCTGTAAGGTTTCATCTCCAGTCTTCCtgtaccaggtgtagttgtgcactagtgggttggcatcactgccacaggtcagagtcactgaacTGCCCTAGTATATCACCACCAGGGGGAGTGACTGATATTGAGGTATTCCTATGTGCATCTGcacaaaataatgtaaaaaaGATTAGTTTAAATATAATTATGCTATAtccattattgttattgttcacACATTATTCCATAATTCaaatttttacacacacaaatataatatTCTAAAGCTGCATACTGGTCAAAAATGCCTATAAATGTGTTCTTAGAATGAATGGCATCTCTACACATTGTAGCATTGTGACATTGTACCAAAGGTCACATACTTACACCTAACACTGAGCGTCACTGCATGGGATAGATGATCCTCGTGACCTTCTACAGCACAGACGTATCTGCCTGCATCTGCGATGTGGACTGCGCTGAAGAAGAGGGTGTTGTTGCCCGGTGTGAGCTTGGTTGACAGAGGCAGGctgttcttgtaccagatgtaGGTGAGGCTGCTTAGACTGCAGGTGCGGGTGGTGCAGGTCAGTGTcacactctgtccctctgtcacggTTGTAGGACGTATCTTCACCTGCAGAGCTGAAAGGGTATAAACAGCCCATGGCTTTTTGCTTTGGTTTAGTTCTCCCCCGTTTTACAGGATTTTCATGTGAAAGAAAGATTCCACACGTATCCAAATGTAATGAAAGGTAACATGACATTGTCATATCGGGATACAACAGAATAGAGTTTTTCAGCATTTCTCATAGAAGCTAAACCTATACATAAACCTTCAAAGCTTGATCAAATGTAAGTTACCTGTGATTTTCAGAGTAACAGCTGCCCCAGCATATCtatctttatttgttttaaaccAGAACTTATATTTTTCTTTGGCGTCACTCTCTGTCAGACCATTAATTCTCAGTGTGCAGTTATTCTTTGTATCCCCAAGATACTGaattctgtttttaaaatgttcgCTTTGACTCAGGTctgtattttcttttgtgtACCAGCATACTTGTTCCACAGTTTGTTTTGGGGGATATTTGTAAGTTCAGGGAATGGTCACTGACGATCCATTTAAAGCACAGAAGCTCAAAGCATAGGAGACATCCCATGGACCACCAATGACACCTGAAATACAAGATAGACACAAAACATACAAGAAATATACACAATATTTTATcagtaaaagagaaaaaaggtaTCACACTGCAAGTAAAGTGAGAATATTTatgtgtttaatttcactcatTTACCAAGAGCAGGTCTATAATATTGTATATAACTTTAAACATGCCCAAAATGCCCAAAGTAAAAcgtgaaaaagtggacatgtaTGCCACCACAGTTCCATCATGTGCTACCACTGTGAGCAGACTAATATGGGGTCCCTGGTCAGTTCCATCATGTGCTACCACTGTGAGCAGACTAATATGGGATCCCTGATACATCAGTTCCATCATGTGCTACCACTGTGAGCAGACTAATATGGGGTCCCTGATACATCAGTTCCATCATGTGCTACCACTGTGAACAGACTAATATGTGGTCCCTGATACATCAGTTCCATCATGTGCTAACACTGTGAACAGACTAATATGGGGTCCCTGGTACATCAGTTCCATCATGTGCTACCACTGTGAACAGACTAATATGGGGTCCCTGGTACATCAGTTCCATCATGTGCTACCACTGTGAACAGACTAATATGGGGTCCCTGATACATCAGTTCCATCATGTGCTACTACTGTGAACAGACTAATATGGGGTCCCTGGTACATCAGTTCCATCATGTGCTACCACTGTGAACAGACTAATATGGGGTCCCTGCTACATCAAGTTTTTTTACCTTGTGACCATGTGAAGTACTTGGACTTGGGCTTTCAAAGCAGATGCCACATGCTCTTATAAATAGTCATAACCAACCAAGCATTAGTCCACCTGGAGAAATGGACAATGTGATGCTTAGACCCCACCACTAACCATAATCCTACTCCACCATATCAAATTCTTGTCACCAAAATTCCAGTACAAATGAGATTAATTACTGTGaaacaaatacatgcatacCTGGCAAAATCAGCAGGGAAATGGCCAAAGATATGTGTCTTCCACTGTAAATCAGCAGGGAAATGGCCATAGATATGTGTCTTCCACTGTAAAACATGCTGGTAGTACCCTGTAGTTCCAGAGCAGTTTTGGGGTATATTACAGTGAAGGGATGCTTCTCCTTATCTCCTCTTACAGACACCAGTAGTAAAGTGGAATGAGACAAAATGGATTCTATACTGGGCATTTGGAGAAAGTGAAATGAATTAGTTTAATAtattacagaaaacaaaatgagacTTCCAACTACTTGCTCAGCTTCAGGTAAGTTtgcttaaagcaacagtatgcaggAATGTATCACTCCTGGAGGgaatatgtttttataggcGCCTAGTGTTGGTgtcattttcaatttaatttcgaACATATATGGTCAAACGAGGAACAGTTTAACACACCTGCCATTCCCACTGGCAGCCCAGGCTTTGTactatttaatttcattttgtggTCTGGGTTGGAAACATCACGAGAATGTAAAAAAAGCTTCCACAGCTTGTTAGCATGATATGTTCTCGATAGCTTCAATAAGAAATGCTATCATGATAATTGGTACGCTAGCATCTTGGGCCTCTTCATACCGCCTGCGTTGGGTGGGCCTGGTAGCTGCGTTGTGAAACAGATGCAGCCCACGGTTCAGTATGTATCACGGTACAGTGGGCCCACGGTTCAGTATGTATCACGGTTTTTGGGCCACCGCAATAGTATGGTTTTGGCATCTttatatttaagaaaaaaaaattcaaggaAGGAGCTAGcctaaatacttttctagtaatagcaatttgaaaatggctcttcagaaaacgctgctaaaaaagcatcctaagtacaggcaccccctcccccctaaaacatctttttgtgacaaaactattgagagtagagagctaatatttgggactatacctattaagaagtatatgaacaaccttgaattttttcagccaaatctgagatggtcaaGTGGGGAAATTTCCTTAAATTatcacgtttggcgtggaatgactctAATGCTGCTTGGTGTAATACCCCCACCAGGACCcagacctggggggtattcgtcgtacgtg
This region includes:
- the LOC122128526 gene encoding B-cell receptor CD22-like, with the translated sequence MVTRCHWWSMGCLLCFELLCFKWIVSDHSLNLQISPKTNCGTTLQVKIRPTTVTEGQSVTLTCTTRTCSLSSLTYIWYKNSLPLSTKLTPGNNTLFFSAVHIADAGRYVCAVEGHEDHLSHAVTLSVRLHNYTWYRKTGDETLQIGSGQNYSFARIHSKCSGHCLAKNDVGSGQSLSLLVDVKYAPRNITALLSPSGAIMEGASVTLTCNSDANPPVHNYTWYKKYSRTESSLIGSGQKYGISHARPVHRGRYYCKAENKVGATASTTLPVHVHKPPLWGSIGPLLAPILILMAGTVAVCLSVCWRNTETIAAEDDSMTHSGKEDSGPIYCNISAMPTAPGNASGADAGDGDDVQYATVRFTHSTTQDGTPQGCASEDDVEYATVNFSVLTTTDARSEEESVIYSNQQNAYK